One part of the Glycine soja cultivar W05 chromosome 11, ASM419377v2, whole genome shotgun sequence genome encodes these proteins:
- the LOC114373393 gene encoding glutelin type-A 2-like — translation MEMLAKKVYEGNGGSYYSWSPAELPQGNIGAAKLALDKNGFALPRYSDDPLRPSGVAGIVLLSDSEEKVVAIKKVFSDWFQWNLHRRVLETTVKAVNLFIVPRFFVVSKIADPDGLEWFSIISTPNTIFTHLAGSSSVWKALSPSVLQAAFNVDPEVEQLFRSKRTADAIFFPPPN, via the exons ATGGAGATGTTGGCCAAGAAAGTATACGAAGGCAATGGTGGGTCCTACTATTCATGGTCCCCCGCCGAGCTTCCCCAAGGCAACATTGGTGCCGCCAAGCTTGCTCTCGACAAAAACGGCTTCGCTCTTCCTCGTTACTCTGACGATCCTTTACGACCATC TGGAGTGGCTGGAATAGTGCTGCTGTCTGACTCAGAAGAGAAGGTTGTTGCAATCAAGAAGG TTTTTTCTGACTGGTTCCAATGGAATCTTCACCGTAGGGTTTTGGAGACAACCGTGAAAGCTGTTAATTTGTTCATTGTGCCAAGGTTCTTTGTGGTCTCAAAGATTGCTGATCCTGATGGACTCGAGTGGTTCTCTATCATCTCCACCCCTAA TACTATATTTACCCACTTGGCTGGAAGTTCTTCCGTGTGGAAGGCTTTATCACCTTCGGTTCTGCAAGCTGCTTTCAATGTAGATCCAGAAGTTGAGCAACTGTTCCGTTCAAAGAGGACTGCCGATGCCATTTTCTTCCCTCCACCAAACTAG
- the LOC114374893 gene encoding 60S ribosomal protein L35: MARIKVYELRNKTKAELLNQLKDLKAELALLRVAKVTGGAPNKLSKIKVVRLSIAQVLTVISQKQKAALREAYKKKKYLPLDLRPKKTRAIRRRLTKHQASLKTEREKKKELYFPLRKYAIKV; encoded by the exons ATGG CGAGAATCAAGGTGTACGAGCTGAGGAACAAGACAAAAGCAGAGCTTCTGAACCAACTGAAGGATCTCAAAGCAGAACTCGCTCTCCTCCGCGTCGCCAAGGTCACCGGCGGAGCCCCGAACAAGCTTTCCAAAAT CAAAGTGGTTAGGCTTTCGATAGCGCAGGTGCTGACGGTGATTTCCCAGAAGCAAAAAGCAGCGCTGAGAGAGGCttacaagaagaagaaataccTTCCTTTGGATCTGCGTCCCAAGAAGACCAGAGCCATCCGAAGGCGCTTAACTAAGCACCAG GCTTCATTGAAGACAGAGcgtgagaagaagaaggaattgTATTTTCCACTGCGAAAATATGCAATTAAAGTGTAA